The Strix aluco isolate bStrAlu1 chromosome Z, bStrAlu1.hap1, whole genome shotgun sequence genome contains a region encoding:
- the DIMT1 gene encoding dimethyladenosine transferase isoform X2: protein MLEKVKKVIACEIDPRLVGELQKRVQGTCLANKLEIKVGDILKTDLPFFDACVANLPYQISSPFVFKLLLHRPFFRCAILMFQREFALRLVAKPGTKLYCRLSINTQLLARVDHLMKVGKNNFRPPPKVESSVVRIEPKNPPPPINFQEWDGLVRIAFVRKNKTLSAAFKSSAVEQLLDHNYRIHCSLHNTEIPENFRIAEKIQTVLKNTGYSEKRARSMDIDDFIRLLHGFNSEGIHFS, encoded by the exons ATgttagagaaagtaaaaaaa gttATTGCTTGTGAAATTGACCCTAGACTTGTTGGTGAGCTTCAGAAGAGAGTCCAGGGCAC GTGTCTGGCAAACAAACTGGAAATCAAGGTTGGAGATATCTTGAAAACAGACTTACCATTCTTTGATGCGTGTGTGGCTAACTTGCCTTACCAG ATTTCTTCACCTTTTGTTTTCAAGTTGTTGCTTCATAGACCATTTTTCAG gtGTGCAATACTTATGTTTCAAAGGGAATTTGCACTTCGTCTGGTTGCAAAACCAGGAACTAAACTGTACTGCAGGCTCTCTATTAATACTCAGTTACTAGCTCGAGTCGACCATCTGATGAAG GTTGGAAAGAACAACTTCAGGCCTCCTCCCAAAGTTGAATCCAGTGTTGTCAGAATAGAGCCAAAGAACCCACCACCACCTATCAACTTTCAG gagTGGGATGGTCTGGTAAGGATAGCCTTTGTTAGGAAAAACAAGACACTCTCTGCAGCATTTAA GTCAAGTGCTGTAGAGCAGTTGCTGGACCATAATTACCGAATTCATTGTTCCTTACATAATACA GAAATACCTGAAAACTTCAGAATTGCAGAGAAAATACAGACAGTCCTAAAAAATACAGGTTACTCTGAAAAACGAGCCCGTTCAATGGATATAGATGATTTcattag ACTGCTGCACGGCTTCAATTCAGAAGGCATCCATTTCTCATAG
- the DIMT1 gene encoding dimethyladenosine transferase isoform X1, whose amino-acid sequence MPKARAGKRPRQERREGRATGILFNTGAGQHILKNPLVVNSIVEKAALRRTDVILEVGPGTGNLTVKMLEKVKKVIACEIDPRLVGELQKRVQGTCLANKLEIKVGDILKTDLPFFDACVANLPYQISSPFVFKLLLHRPFFRCAILMFQREFALRLVAKPGTKLYCRLSINTQLLARVDHLMKVGKNNFRPPPKVESSVVRIEPKNPPPPINFQEWDGLVRIAFVRKNKTLSAAFKSSAVEQLLDHNYRIHCSLHNTEIPENFRIAEKIQTVLKNTGYSEKRARSMDIDDFIRLLHGFNSEGIHFS is encoded by the exons ATGCCCAAGGCGCGGGCGGGGAAGCGGCCGCGGCAGGAGCGCCGGGAGGGCCGCGCTACGG GCATCCTCTTCAACACCGGGGCCGGCCAGCACATCTTGAAGAACCCCCTCGTCGTCAACAGCATCGTGGAGAAG GCTGCCCTGCGACGCACAGATGTCATTCTGGAAGTAGGCCCGGGAACTGGTAACCTGACAGTAAAGATgttagagaaagtaaaaaaa gttATTGCTTGTGAAATTGACCCTAGACTTGTTGGTGAGCTTCAGAAGAGAGTCCAGGGCAC GTGTCTGGCAAACAAACTGGAAATCAAGGTTGGAGATATCTTGAAAACAGACTTACCATTCTTTGATGCGTGTGTGGCTAACTTGCCTTACCAG ATTTCTTCACCTTTTGTTTTCAAGTTGTTGCTTCATAGACCATTTTTCAG gtGTGCAATACTTATGTTTCAAAGGGAATTTGCACTTCGTCTGGTTGCAAAACCAGGAACTAAACTGTACTGCAGGCTCTCTATTAATACTCAGTTACTAGCTCGAGTCGACCATCTGATGAAG GTTGGAAAGAACAACTTCAGGCCTCCTCCCAAAGTTGAATCCAGTGTTGTCAGAATAGAGCCAAAGAACCCACCACCACCTATCAACTTTCAG gagTGGGATGGTCTGGTAAGGATAGCCTTTGTTAGGAAAAACAAGACACTCTCTGCAGCATTTAA GTCAAGTGCTGTAGAGCAGTTGCTGGACCATAATTACCGAATTCATTGTTCCTTACATAATACA GAAATACCTGAAAACTTCAGAATTGCAGAGAAAATACAGACAGTCCTAAAAAATACAGGTTACTCTGAAAAACGAGCCCGTTCAATGGATATAGATGATTTcattag ACTGCTGCACGGCTTCAATTCAGAAGGCATCCATTTCTCATAG